The Mus musculus strain C57BL/6J chromosome 2, GRCm38.p6 C57BL/6J genome has a window encoding:
- the Zfp971 gene encoding ethanol induced 1 isoform 1 (isoform 1 is encoded by transcript variant 1) — protein MDLVTYDDVHVNFTQEEWALLDASQKSLYKGVMVETYRNLTAIGYSWEEHTIEDHFQTSRSHGRHERSSSAEQHSEFIQCGKAFAYQSHSQRHERIHNGEKHCECNQCGKDFGTRSILQRLKRTHTGEKPYECNHCGKAFVESCTLQIHKRKHTGEKPYECNQCGKAFAQSCHLRIHKRTHTGEKPYECKQCGKAFAVSSHLGIHKRTHTGEKPYECKQCGKAFAVSSHLGIHKRTHTGEKPYECKQCDKAFVRRGKLQIHKRTHTGEKPYECKQCGKAFAHSGTLQIHKRTHTGEKPYECYQCGKAFATSCHLRRHNRTHSGEKQYECNQCGKAFASSSDLQKHKRTHTGDKPYECKQCGKAFASSSDLQKHKRTHTGEKPYECKQCGKAFAESSTLQRHKRTHTGEKPYECKQCGKAFARSCHLQIHKRTHTGEKPYECKQCGKAFARSSHLRIHKRTHTGERPYECN, from the exons ATG GATTTAGTCACCTATGATGACGTacatgtgaacttcactcaggaagagtgggctttgctggatgcttctcagaagagtctctacaaaggtGTGATGGTAGAGACCTATAGGAATCTCACAGCTATAG GTTACAGTTGGGAAGAACATACAATTGAAGACCATTTCCAAACttctagaagtcatggaag gcatgaaagaagttcTTCTGCAGAGCAACACTCTGAgtttattcaatgtggtaaagcctttgcatatcagagTCATAGTCAAAGGCATGAAAGAATACACAATGGAGAGAAACACTGTGagtgtaaccaatgtggtaaagactttggAACAAGGAGTATCCTCCAAAGACTcaaacgaacacatacaggagagaaaccctatgaatgtaaccactgtggtaaagcctttgtagaAAGCTGTACTCTCCAAATCCATAAGCGaaaacatacaggagagaaaccatatgaatgtaaccaatgtggtaaagcctttgcacaaagcTGTCATCTCAGaatccataagcgaacacatacaggagagaaaccctatgaatgtaaacaatgtggtaaagcctttgcagtaaGCAGTCATCTCGGaatccataagcgaacacatacaggagagaaaccctatgaatgtaaacaatgtggtaaagcctttgcagtaaGCAGTCATCTCGGaatccataagcgaacacatacaggagagaaaccctatgaatgtaaacaatgtgataAAGCTTTTGTAAGAAGGGGAAAACTCCAaatccataagcgaacacatacaggagagaaaccctatgaatgtaagcaatgtggtaaagcctttgcacatagcggtactctccaaatccataagcgaacacatacaggagagaaaccttatgaatgttaccaatgtggtaaagcctttgcaacaAGCTGTCATCTCCGAAGACATAATCGAACACATTCAGGAGAGAAACagtatgaatgtaaccaatgtggtaaagcctttgcaagcagtagtgacctccaaaaacataaacgaacacatacaggagacaaaccctatgaatgtaaacaatgtggtaaagcctttgcaagcagtagtgacctccaaaaacataaacgaacacatacaggagagaaaccctatgaatgtaaacaatgtggtaaagcctttgcagaaagcagtactctccaaagacataagcgaacacatacaggagagaaaccatatgaatgtaaacaatgtggtaaagcctttgcaagaagctgtcatctccaaatacataagcgaacacatacaggagagaaaccctatgaatgtaaacaatgtggtaaagcctttgcaagaagcagtcatctccgaatacataagcgaacacatacaggagagagaccctatgaatgtaactag
- the Zfp971 gene encoding ethanol induced 1 isoform 2 (isoform 2 is encoded by transcript variant 2) yields MDLVTYDDVHVNFTQEEWALLDASQKSLYKGVMVETYRNLTAIGYSWEEHTIEDHFQTSRSHGR; encoded by the exons ATG GATTTAGTCACCTATGATGACGTacatgtgaacttcactcaggaagagtgggctttgctggatgcttctcagaagagtctctacaaaggtGTGATGGTAGAGACCTATAGGAATCTCACAGCTATAG GTTACAGTTGGGAAGAACATACAATTGAAGACCATTTCCAAACttctagaagtcatggaaggtaa